A single region of the Diadema setosum chromosome 14, eeDiaSeto1, whole genome shotgun sequence genome encodes:
- the LOC140237431 gene encoding immunoglobulin-binding protein 1-like yields the protein MATPMDSQDGASRPQLSTLFDDARVIQTQLENSSEPSNSSAFQGKLKEAISHLEEATHRVNELGLFSRNEDIEELPTAHIRYLLLPALLGDLSLRLMGEERLDVVERSKAYFVDYIRRCRDYGITKEEIPEDPSPDAPPQSAPGMGGARPNLMAMQCNREDKIRRYKEAKEREQKINALGTWEEVAKREEDVQREFYLLVLKKWVGTALEQLSSIQQEREILQHMAKMKKSSSNRGNGDGDSRRDAPQQQPQRKPMKPFILTKDALQAQVFGAGYPSIPTMTLDEFYEKEIREGKIKLDSQNPSQQSEREAAEARDIKKEIEIETDDPEALRKAREWDEWKDDHKRGWGNRENRS from the exons ATGGCGACGCCCATGGACTCACAAGACGGCGCGAGTCGTCCTCAATTATCAACCCTTTTCGATGATGCAAGAGTTATTCAGACGCAGTTAGAGAATTCCTCAGAACCATCAAATAGCAGTGCATTTCAG GGAAAGTTAAAAGAAGCTATTTCTCACTTGGAGGAAGCCACTCACAGGGTCAACGAACTCGGCCTCTTCAGTCGGAACGAAGATATTGAGGAACTCCCAACAGCTCACATAAG ATACCTCCTCTTGCCTGCCCTGTTGGGAGACCTCTCACTCCGGTTGATGGGGGAGGAGAGATTGGATGTTGTAGAGAGGAGCAAAGCCTACTTCGTAGACTACATCAGGAGATGTAGAGACTATGGCATCACTAAGGAG GAGATTCCCGAGGACCCCTCCCCAGATGCACCACCCCAGAGTGCCCCCGGCATGGGTGGGGCACGGCCAAACCTCATGGCTATGCAGTGCAACAGGGAAGACAAGATTCGGCGCTACAAGGAGGCTAAGGAGAGGGAGCAGAAAATCAACGCTCTGGGAACCTGGGAGGAGGTTGCAAAGCGGGAGGAAGATGTGCAG AGAGAATTCTATCTTCTGGTGTTGAAGAAGTGGGTGGGGACAGCCCTGGAACAACTCAGCAGCATCCAGCAAGAGAGGGAGATTCTACAGCACATGGCAAAGATGAAGAAGAGCTCCAGTAACCGTGGCAACGGGGATGGTGACTCGAGGAGAGATGCTCCTCAACAGCAGCCACAGAGGAAG CCAATGAAGCCGTTCATTCTGACCAAGGATGCACTCCAAGCTCAAGTCTTTGGTGCCGGCTATCCCAGCATTCCCACCATGACTCTGGATGAGTTCTACGAGAAGGAGATCCGAGAAGGCAAGATCAAACTCGACTCTCA GAATCCAAGCCAGCAGAGTGAACGTGAGGCGGCAGAGGCCCGAGACATCAAGAaggagatagagatagagacagatgACCCAGAAGCCCTGAGGAAAGCAAGAGAGTGGGATGAATGGAAAGACG ATCACAAGCGAGGTTGGGGAAATAGAGAGAACCGAAGCTGA